The proteins below come from a single Posidoniimonas corsicana genomic window:
- a CDS encoding replication-associated recombination protein A, whose translation MDLFAASEQSNLDRVAPLAERMRPRSLADVVGQTKLLGEGGPLNRLLKVGRLGSIILYGPPGVGKTTLARLLAKEIGARFQQLSAVTSGVKDLREAIDAARDSVATGGSSTVLFVDEIHRFNKSQQDALLPSVEQGFVALIGATTANPFFAVNSALTSRSRVLQLEPHSPEEILTLVDRALADPDRGLGRYQVELTEDARRQLATLSDGDARRALNLLEVAVKSEARTSGDPTSINGATIIEVNGARGVVYDPTGDEHYDCASALIKSIRGSDPDAGLYWLARMLEGGEDVRFLTRRLVILASEDVGNADPQALPLAVATMQACEFIGLPECQLTLSQCVTYLACAPKSNAATVAIGEARQDVREGEAVPVPRHLRDGHYAGSKRLGHGQGYEYAHNAEDGIAEQDYLGVEREYYRPVGRGFEKELAERLEAIRKKLGRTVSPPPPGED comes from the coding sequence ATGGACCTCTTCGCCGCGAGCGAGCAATCGAACCTAGACCGAGTCGCGCCGCTGGCGGAGCGGATGCGGCCGCGGTCGCTGGCAGATGTCGTGGGCCAGACCAAGCTGCTCGGCGAGGGCGGGCCGCTCAACCGGCTGCTGAAGGTCGGGCGGCTAGGGTCGATCATCCTGTACGGTCCGCCCGGCGTGGGCAAGACCACGCTCGCGCGGCTGCTGGCCAAGGAGATCGGCGCGCGGTTCCAGCAGCTCAGCGCAGTGACCTCCGGCGTGAAAGACCTGCGCGAGGCGATCGACGCGGCGCGCGACTCGGTCGCCACCGGCGGGTCGAGCACCGTGCTGTTCGTCGACGAGATCCACCGCTTCAACAAGTCGCAGCAGGACGCGCTCTTGCCGAGCGTCGAGCAGGGTTTCGTCGCGCTCATCGGCGCCACCACCGCCAACCCGTTCTTCGCGGTCAACAGCGCACTGACCAGCCGCAGCCGCGTGCTGCAGCTCGAGCCGCACTCGCCCGAGGAGATCCTCACGCTGGTTGACCGCGCGCTGGCCGACCCCGACCGCGGGCTCGGCCGGTACCAGGTAGAGCTGACCGAAGACGCGCGGCGGCAGCTCGCCACCCTCTCCGACGGCGACGCCCGCCGCGCGCTCAACCTGCTGGAGGTCGCCGTCAAGTCGGAGGCCAGGACCTCTGGCGACCCAACCTCCATCAACGGCGCCACGATCATCGAGGTAAACGGCGCCCGCGGCGTGGTGTACGACCCCACCGGCGACGAGCACTACGACTGCGCCAGCGCGCTGATCAAGAGCATCCGCGGCAGCGACCCCGACGCCGGCCTGTACTGGCTGGCCCGCATGCTGGAGGGCGGCGAGGACGTGCGGTTCCTGACCCGCCGGCTGGTGATCCTGGCGAGCGAGGACGTCGGCAATGCCGACCCGCAGGCGCTGCCGCTAGCGGTGGCAACCATGCAGGCGTGCGAGTTCATCGGACTGCCCGAGTGCCAGCTCACGCTGTCGCAGTGCGTCACCTACCTGGCGTGCGCGCCCAAGTCGAACGCGGCGACCGTCGCGATTGGCGAGGCCCGCCAAGACGTCCGCGAGGGCGAGGCCGTCCCCGTCCCCCGCCACCTGCGTGATGGCCACTACGCCGGCTCCAAACGGCTGGGCCACGGACAGGGCTACGAGTACGCCCACAACGCCGAGGACGGCATCGCCGAGCAGGACTATCTGGGCGTGGAGCGGGAGTACTACCGCCCAGTGGGGCGGGGGTTTGAGAAGGAGCTGGCGGAGCGGCTCGAGGCAATCCGCAAGAAGCTGGGTCGGACGGTATCCCCTCCCCCTCCGGGGGAGGACTAG
- the pyrE gene encoding orotate phosphoribosyltransferase codes for MYDRAALAALINDKALQFGQFTLASGKQASFYLDCRQVTLDAQGARLIGEGMLDIIGDDFPPLVGGMAIGADPITAAILTIAGLRDKPLRGVMVRKEPKGHGKGKQVEGPYQAGEEIVIVEDVVTTGGSSLKAIELCEAEGLKVRRVLAIIDRLEGGREAFEAKGYELTTLFTVRDFGIEA; via the coding sequence ATGTACGACCGCGCCGCCCTCGCCGCCCTGATCAACGACAAGGCCCTCCAGTTCGGGCAGTTCACGCTCGCCAGCGGAAAGCAGGCCAGCTTCTACCTGGACTGCCGGCAGGTCACGCTCGACGCGCAGGGCGCCCGTCTGATCGGCGAGGGCATGCTGGACATCATCGGCGACGACTTCCCGCCGCTGGTCGGCGGAATGGCGATCGGCGCCGATCCGATCACGGCGGCCATCCTCACGATCGCCGGCCTCCGCGACAAGCCGCTCCGCGGCGTAATGGTCCGCAAGGAGCCCAAGGGCCACGGCAAGGGCAAGCAGGTCGAGGGCCCGTACCAGGCGGGCGAAGAGATTGTGATCGTCGAGGACGTGGTGACCACCGGCGGATCGAGCCTCAAGGCGATTGAGCTGTGCGAGGCCGAGGGCCTCAAGGTCCGCCGCGTGCTGGCGATCATCGACCGCCTGGAAGGCGGCCGCGAGGCTTTCGAGGCGAAGGGATACGAACTCACCACGCTGTTCACCGTCCGCGACTTCGGCATCGAGGCCTAA
- a CDS encoding copper homeostasis protein CutC, which produces MPILEVCVGSVPDATAARRAGANRVELCGALELGGLTPSLGLLEGVLDAADLPVVVMLRPRGGGFAYDTGEWSAMLRDASHLIRAGASGIVFGALTAERGIEAERVRRLVDAAAGSETVFHRAFDFVADPAAALEELISLGVTRVLTTGGAPSAVEGAESLRRLIDQAKGRIEVLPGGGVTAGGVGELVRRAGCTQVHIGAATSAWDPSITGAQAASLCDLNRLAAGELRVVDPEAVAAVRAALDQPPV; this is translated from the coding sequence ATGCCTATCCTCGAAGTTTGCGTAGGATCCGTCCCCGACGCGACAGCCGCTCGGAGAGCCGGCGCGAACCGTGTGGAGCTCTGCGGCGCACTTGAGCTAGGCGGGCTCACGCCTTCGCTCGGGTTGCTTGAGGGGGTGCTCGACGCGGCCGACCTTCCGGTGGTGGTGATGCTCCGCCCGCGGGGCGGAGGTTTCGCGTACGACACGGGCGAGTGGTCCGCGATGCTGCGTGATGCGTCGCACTTGATCCGCGCCGGCGCCAGCGGCATCGTGTTCGGCGCCCTTACCGCCGAGCGGGGCATCGAAGCCGAGCGAGTGAGGCGACTCGTCGACGCGGCCGCCGGCAGCGAAACCGTTTTCCACCGCGCGTTCGACTTTGTTGCCGACCCGGCTGCCGCGCTCGAAGAACTGATCTCGCTTGGCGTTACCAGGGTGCTGACCACTGGCGGCGCACCGTCGGCGGTCGAGGGCGCCGAGTCATTGCGGCGTTTGATCGATCAGGCGAAGGGGCGGATCGAGGTGCTGCCGGGCGGCGGCGTCACGGCAGGCGGCGTGGGCGAGCTGGTCCGCCGCGCCGGCTGCACGCAGGTGCACATCGGCGCGGCGACCTCTGCGTGGGATCCCTCCATCACCGGCGCGCAGGCCGCGTCGCTCTGCGACCTGAATCGCCTTGCCGCTGGCGAGCTGCGGGTCGTCGACCCAGAAGCGGTTGCCGCGGTGCGGGCGGCGCTGGATCAGCCGCCGGTCTGA
- a CDS encoding zinc ribbon domain-containing protein, translating to MPHFDYDSSDRPLPDDEEPDDDYYDDDEAELVDCPACGAPVYEEAERCPVCGEYITHSTSPWSGRPTWWVALGLAGILAMIVVLALG from the coding sequence ATGCCGCACTTCGATTATGACTCCAGCGATCGCCCCCTCCCCGATGACGAGGAGCCGGACGACGATTACTACGACGATGACGAAGCGGAACTGGTCGACTGCCCCGCCTGCGGCGCGCCCGTCTACGAGGAGGCGGAGCGGTGCCCCGTGTGCGGCGAATACATCACGCACAGCACGAGCCCCTGGTCCGGCCGCCCCACTTGGTGGGTCGCCCTCGGGTTGGCCGGCATCCTCGCCATGATTGTGGTCCTGGCGCTCGGATGA
- a CDS encoding mucoidy inhibitor MuiA family protein, whose translation MTARLAPALLVLLSSALPLHAADPITTEGRVAAVTVYQGQALVTRDVELGDAGGLTEIVVTGLPEKVQPGSLYAEPGDGVVVRSVRYRTRPVEQDVRAEVRELDEQLQAVRDKLNANARRRALLGERTEYLKKMEGFTTGTANAELKSGVLNAETLKSLTEFVFTERTEIAEQELASQVEERELNQELELLQRKRNVLTQGSAKTVREAVVFADLGEEAAKALRLTYIVSDATWSPSYNLRADADQSRVLVEYNASIQQMSGEDWTDVDMTLSTATPSLVATAPRLDPLAIRLAAPTQQQIEARRDIAKAKSELLAQQRKLANFRNLYAADSPVFTEGLNAEAADELFSRQAAQTPASSMPNAPAISGEFRGGRAAGGFGGMYASAANGAIADAGLNRISNEMQLLDYNGDLSRGRRAERGPSDSQGISVSYTLPSATSLPSRSDRQLIQIAALPLEGQFYRIATPVLTEFVYKEAMLINSTDMVLLAGPAATFLGGEFVGRGTVPTVAAGESLHVGLGIDTSLRVSRELVKKESRTQGGNRLVTFDYQLALENFSGQEVDVRLMDRLPKPESNEIKVTLVDPGKPLSEDQEYLKNQRKDGLLRWDLQVPAGATGLNQSTVDYTIQLEYDKQLQIVGMPAK comes from the coding sequence ATGACCGCCCGCCTTGCGCCAGCCCTGCTGGTTCTGCTGTCCTCCGCCCTCCCCCTCCACGCCGCCGACCCCATCACCACCGAGGGCCGCGTGGCGGCCGTCACGGTCTACCAGGGTCAGGCCCTGGTGACGCGCGACGTGGAGCTTGGCGACGCCGGCGGGCTCACGGAGATTGTGGTGACGGGCCTGCCGGAGAAGGTGCAGCCCGGCAGCCTGTACGCCGAGCCCGGCGACGGGGTCGTGGTCCGCAGCGTGCGGTACCGCACCCGGCCGGTCGAGCAGGACGTGCGGGCGGAGGTTCGCGAGCTGGACGAGCAGCTGCAGGCCGTGCGCGACAAGCTGAACGCCAACGCGCGGCGGCGGGCGCTGCTGGGCGAGCGGACCGAGTACCTCAAGAAGATGGAGGGCTTCACCACCGGCACGGCCAACGCCGAGCTGAAGTCGGGCGTCCTAAACGCGGAGACGCTCAAGAGCCTCACCGAGTTTGTGTTCACCGAGCGGACCGAGATCGCCGAGCAGGAGCTCGCCTCGCAGGTGGAGGAACGGGAGCTTAATCAGGAGCTCGAGCTGCTGCAGCGCAAACGCAACGTGCTGACCCAGGGCTCCGCCAAGACGGTCCGCGAGGCGGTGGTGTTCGCCGACCTCGGCGAGGAAGCCGCCAAGGCGCTGCGTCTGACGTACATCGTCTCGGACGCGACGTGGTCGCCCTCGTACAACCTGCGGGCCGACGCCGATCAGAGCCGCGTGCTGGTAGAGTACAACGCGTCGATCCAGCAAATGAGCGGCGAGGACTGGACCGACGTGGACATGACGCTTTCCACAGCGACGCCGTCCCTCGTAGCCACTGCGCCGCGGCTCGACCCGCTCGCCATCCGCCTGGCGGCGCCGACCCAGCAGCAGATCGAGGCCCGCCGCGACATCGCCAAGGCGAAGAGCGAGCTGCTGGCCCAGCAGCGCAAGCTGGCCAACTTCCGCAACCTCTACGCGGCCGACAGCCCCGTGTTCACCGAGGGCCTCAACGCCGAGGCGGCCGACGAGCTGTTCTCTCGGCAGGCGGCGCAGACGCCCGCGTCCAGCATGCCCAACGCCCCCGCCATAAGCGGCGAGTTCCGCGGAGGGCGGGCCGCCGGCGGCTTCGGCGGCATGTACGCGTCGGCTGCCAACGGCGCCATCGCCGACGCCGGCCTCAACCGCATCAGCAACGAGATGCAGCTGCTCGACTACAACGGCGACCTCTCCCGCGGGCGCCGCGCGGAACGCGGCCCGTCGGACAGCCAGGGGATCAGCGTCAGCTACACGCTGCCTAGCGCGACCTCGCTCCCCAGCCGGTCGGACAGGCAGCTGATCCAGATCGCCGCGCTGCCGCTCGAAGGGCAGTTCTACCGCATCGCCACGCCGGTGCTGACCGAGTTCGTCTACAAGGAGGCGATGCTGATCAACAGTACGGACATGGTGCTGCTGGCCGGCCCGGCCGCGACCTTCCTTGGCGGCGAGTTCGTCGGCCGCGGCACGGTCCCGACCGTAGCCGCCGGGGAGAGCCTTCACGTCGGGCTCGGCATCGACACCTCGCTGCGGGTGTCGCGTGAGCTGGTCAAGAAGGAGAGCCGCACGCAGGGCGGCAACCGGCTAGTGACCTTTGACTACCAGCTGGCGCTGGAGAACTTCAGCGGCCAGGAGGTGGACGTGCGGCTCATGGACCGCCTGCCCAAGCCCGAAAGCAACGAGATCAAGGTCACGCTGGTCGACCCGGGCAAGCCGCTCTCGGAGGATCAGGAGTACCTGAAGAACCAGCGGAAGGACGGCCTCCTGCGGTGGGACCTGCAGGTCCCCGCCGGCGCCACCGGCCTGAACCAATCGACCGTCGACTACACGATCCAGCTGGAATACGACAAGCAGCTGCAGATCGTCGGCATGCCGGCGAAGTGA
- a CDS encoding LysM peptidoglycan-binding domain-containing protein, protein MSTIRPLATIAILGCLGIFLAHQINQSPVEDDALTANWEEAPSYDPSAVEPPPAIDTPAPALNAAPPLGAVEPVAVAAPPAGGPSMPPLPATPPTAGMPAPPVAAAPVAPAAPSSPLAGLPPAAAPPVTAPVDDIPLPDDIPEANLGGLPVAPAAATSPLAGLPPAQPAPNTTQTPAADPYAQYEPAVPTQPIDVTPEGPGAEPDYESLGQIGGPAGSSYAEAIVQINEALARDELLRAHTMLSNWYNDPTLTPEQREDVASLLSQLAGTVVYSTDHRMEPPYTVKPGDTLETIAQQYGVPWRLLAKINGVPSATAIQAGQTLKVLHGPFQAFVDASNSELVLMIDGKYAGKFAVQLSGAAAADGHWTVAQKPDGQPTAYGATPDGKQLVLKDASGMSTLVIGSTGGSPMERGRVTVAAADLDELHDILSVGSEVIIRR, encoded by the coding sequence ATGAGCACCATCCGACCACTCGCCACGATCGCCATCCTCGGCTGCCTGGGGATCTTCCTGGCCCACCAGATCAACCAGTCGCCCGTTGAGGACGACGCGCTCACCGCCAACTGGGAAGAGGCGCCTAGTTACGACCCGTCGGCCGTCGAGCCGCCCCCGGCGATCGACACGCCCGCCCCGGCCTTAAACGCCGCGCCCCCGCTGGGCGCTGTGGAGCCGGTTGCGGTGGCGGCGCCGCCCGCCGGCGGCCCCAGCATGCCGCCCCTACCCGCCACGCCACCCACCGCCGGGATGCCTGCTCCGCCTGTCGCGGCGGCGCCGGTCGCTCCCGCGGCGCCGAGCAGCCCGCTGGCCGGCCTTCCGCCGGCGGCAGCGCCGCCGGTAACCGCGCCCGTAGATGACATCCCCCTGCCGGACGACATCCCCGAAGCCAACCTGGGCGGTCTGCCTGTTGCGCCAGCGGCCGCCACGTCGCCCCTGGCCGGGCTGCCTCCCGCCCAACCCGCCCCCAACACAACCCAAACACCTGCGGCCGACCCGTACGCGCAGTACGAGCCCGCCGTCCCGACCCAGCCGATCGACGTCACGCCCGAAGGGCCCGGCGCCGAGCCGGACTACGAGTCGCTGGGCCAGATCGGCGGCCCCGCCGGGTCGAGCTACGCCGAGGCGATCGTCCAGATCAACGAAGCCCTCGCCCGCGACGAGCTGCTCCGCGCCCACACGATGCTCTCCAACTGGTACAACGACCCCACCCTCACGCCCGAACAGCGCGAGGATGTAGCGTCGCTGCTGAGCCAGCTGGCGGGCACGGTCGTGTACTCGACCGACCACCGCATGGAGCCGCCCTACACGGTCAAGCCGGGCGACACACTCGAGACGATTGCCCAGCAGTACGGCGTGCCCTGGCGTCTGCTGGCCAAGATCAACGGCGTGCCGAGTGCGACCGCCATCCAGGCCGGCCAGACGCTCAAGGTGCTCCACGGCCCGTTCCAGGCGTTCGTCGACGCGTCGAACAGCGAGCTGGTGCTGATGATCGACGGCAAGTACGCCGGCAAGTTCGCGGTTCAGCTGTCGGGCGCCGCGGCGGCCGACGGGCACTGGACCGTCGCGCAGAAGCCTGACGGCCAGCCCACCGCCTACGGCGCAACGCCCGACGGCAAGCAGCTGGTGCTGAAGGACGCCAGCGGCATGAGCACGCTGGTAATCGGCTCCACCGGCGGGTCGCCGATGGAACGCGGCCGCGTCACCGTGGCCGCCGCCGACCTGGACGAGCTGCACGACATCCTGTCGGTCGGATCGGAAGTGATCATCCGCCGGTAG